Proteins encoded within one genomic window of Anastrepha ludens isolate Willacy chromosome 4, idAnaLude1.1, whole genome shotgun sequence:
- the LOC128861562 gene encoding palmitoleoyl-protein carboxylesterase NOTUM codes for MAQSRFNSNEQMLTTVAKTTTTTRFKKMSSSSNAKQRNYIKQNNAIFSPSKASFRCRRPSDQPLFSTIHRAQHHSIAYFLALSNHSITLALHSLIILLCFAAMQPILARSTSAHRSAKAAIVPASPMAVPLLGNAASSATLLNSTTSITTEHERNTLAMSATQRPAPVVENRRALKLAFLNNASVVCNDGSRAGFYLRKNPSSKKWIVFLEGGWHCYDTRSCRARWLRLRHLMTSAQWPETRDVGGILSPLPEDNPYWHNANHVLVPYCSSDSWSGTRSTIDETAEWRFMGAVIIRQVIAELIPLGLGRVPGAELLLVGSSAGGLGVMLNLDRITNYLQQERKLMVTVRGVSDSGWFLDREPYTPATVGSSESVRQGWKIWQGILPETCTKQYLTEPWRCYFGYRLYPTLKAPLFVFQWLFDEAQMRADNVGAPVTPQQWNYIHEMGGALRSSLDNVTGVFAPSCIGHAVLSRRDWVSIKIDDISLPSALRCWEHSTRPRRKRHNNKQHHEVELREHKHHKLEHQTPQKHRRPTQYKNRKHNNHEPKNGVQQHLSKAEREERRRLRHERQQKLLRKQHQQNKKKHRNRHERRRNEAEKRNNNLSPNDNGTTLNEQHPNKKQHASKHNAGSGSDRKQRRAGHKSHKERKEQRQRQLKVQHTGKLELQQQREQSIEAITQLELKNKHANDAATRRNRVPRVPEKCALRLLERCSWPQCNHSCPMVTNPITGEEMRFLELLTSFGLDIEAVATALGMDMQTLSNMDRAELVNLLTQQSS; via the exons CAAAACAATGCAATATTCAGCCCAAGTAAGGCCAGCTTTAGGTGCAGGCGACCAAGTGATCAGCCATTGTTCTCAACAATTCATCGCGCACAACATCACAGtattgcctactttttggcgcttagtAATCACAGCATAACACTTGCCTTGCATAGCTTGATCATATTGCTTTGTTTCGCCGCAATGCAGCCAATACTCGCACGTTCCACATCGGCGCATCGATCAGCAAAAGCCGCCATAGTGCCAGCATCGCCTATGGCTGTACCGCTACTCGGCAACGCCGCTTCTTCCGCTACGCTACTAAATTCCACAACATCAATAACAACTGAGCATGAAAGAAACACGCTCGCTATGAGTGCCACACAAAGGCCAGCGCCCGTTGTGGAAAATCGTCGTGCGCTAAAACTTGCGTTCCTCAACAACGCCTCAGTAGTATGCAACGATGGCTCACGAGCTGGCTTCTATCTGCGCAAAAATCCAAGTTCGAAAAAATGGATTGTATTCCTGGAAGGTGGCTGGCATTGTTACGATACGCGCTCATGTCGTGCGCGTTGGTTGCGACTGCGACACCTGATGACATCGGCACAGTGGCCGGAAACACGTGACG TTGGTGGCATACTCTCGCCGCTGCCAGAAGATAACCCCTATTGGCACAATGCCAATCATGTGCTCGTGCCTTATTGCAGCAGTGACTCGTGGTCGGGCACACGTTCCACAATCGATGAAACAGCCGAGTGGCGCTTCATGGGCGCTGTGATTATACGCCAAGTCATTGCCGAACTGATACCACTCGGTCTGGGACGTGTCCCCGGTGCAGAATTATTATTGGTGGGCTCATCAGCTGGTGGGCTCGGCGTTATGCTAAATTTAGATCGTATTACGAACTATTTGCAACAAGAACGTAAATTGATGGTGACCGTGCGTGGTGTGAGCGACTCAGGTTGGTTTCTCGATCGTGAGCCTTACACGCCAGCAACGGTGGGGTCCAGCGAGTCAGTGCGGCAGGGTTGGAAAATATGGCAAGGCATACTACCAGAAACGTGCACTAAACAATATTTAACAGAACCTTGGCGCTGTTACTTTGGTTACCGCCTGTATCCAACGCTAAagg CACCGCTCTTCGTTTTCCAATGGCTCTTCGATGAAGCTCAAATGCGTGCCGACAATGTAGGTGCACCAGTCACGCCACAGCAATGGAATTACATACACGAAATGGGCGGTGCCTTACGTTCCTCCTTGGACAATGTGACCGGCGTTTTTGCACCTTCCTGCATTGGACACGCTGTGCTCTCTAGACGGGATTGGGTTAGCATCAAAATCGATGATATTTCTTTGCCATCTGCGCTACGTTGCTGGGAACACTCCACACGCCCACGCCGTAAACGCCACAACAATAAACAACACCATGAAGTTGAGCTACGTGAGCACAAGCATCATAAACTCGAACATCAAACGCCGCAGAAGCACCGAAGACCAACACAATATAAGAACAGAAAGCATAATAACCATGAACCGAAAAATGGCGTGCAACAACACTTGAGCAAAGCCGAGCGTGAAGAACGACGACGTCTGCGCCATGAACGCCAACAAAAACTACTACGAAAACAACAtcagcaaaataaaaagaagcacCGCAATCGTCACGAACGGCGACGCAATGAGGCGGAAAAGCGTAATAATAATCTGTCACCCAACGATAATGGCACTACGTTAAATGAGCAACATCCCAACAAGAAGCAACACGCCAGCAAACACAATGCTGGTAGTGGTAGCGACCGCAAGCAGCGGCGGGCGGGACACAAGTCGCACAAGGAACGGAAAGAGCAACGGCAACGGCAGCTGAAGGTGCAGCACACCGGCAAACTCGAGCTCCAACAACAGCGCGAACAGTCGATAGAGGCGATAACCCaattggaattaaaaaataagcacGCCAACGACGCTGCAACACGACGCAATCGCGTGCCACGTGTGCCCGAGAAATGTGCACTGCGATTGCTCGAACGTTGCAGTTGGCCACAGTGCAATCACTCTTGCCCGATGGTCACTAATCCAATCACTGGCGAGGAAATGCGTTTCCTTGAGCTGCTAACCTCTTTCGGACTTGACATCGAAGCGGTCGCAACGGCGCTGGGTATGGACATGCAAACACTCAGTAATATGGACCGCGCCGAGCTGGTTAATCTGTTGACGCAGCAGTCGAGCTGA